One Halobaculum roseum DNA segment encodes these proteins:
- a CDS encoding energy-coupling factor transporter transmembrane component T family protein: protein MLTYEPGDSVGHRLDARSKLLLQATFAGAAFAYTDPVGLAALTALALGLLALSATPPGVVFTEYRGVLPFLAAAPAIESLQLTAPWIDPAAAVGPTLAAYRTLLLLALVAAYVRTTPVRESEAAVARLVPGKPGRLLGLGVGLVFRFLPVLQADLARTREAMAARLGNERPLRERIRIVATAGLNRALSRTDRLAVALRARCLSWNPTPPASTFGRDDAAALTLALALAAWAAWPAVAAAAW, encoded by the coding sequence ATGCTGACGTACGAGCCGGGCGACTCGGTCGGCCACCGGCTCGACGCGCGCAGCAAGCTGCTCCTGCAGGCGACGTTCGCGGGGGCGGCGTTCGCCTACACCGATCCGGTCGGGCTGGCGGCGCTCACCGCGCTCGCGCTCGGGTTGCTGGCGCTTTCGGCGACGCCGCCCGGCGTCGTGTTCACGGAATACCGCGGCGTGCTCCCGTTTCTGGCGGCCGCCCCCGCGATCGAATCGCTACAGCTCACGGCGCCATGGATCGATCCTGCCGCTGCGGTCGGCCCGACGCTCGCGGCCTACCGGACGCTGCTGCTGCTCGCGCTGGTCGCGGCGTACGTCCGGACGACGCCCGTCCGCGAGTCGGAGGCCGCCGTCGCGCGCCTCGTGCCCGGCAAGCCGGGACGGCTCCTCGGGCTGGGTGTCGGACTCGTGTTCCGCTTCCTCCCGGTGTTGCAGGCGGACCTCGCCCGGACGCGCGAGGCGATGGCCGCCCGTCTCGGCAACGAGCGGCCGCTCCGGGAGCGGATCCGGATCGTCGCGACCGCGGGGCTGAACCGGGCCCTCTCACGCACCGACCGGCTGGCCGTCGCGCTCCGCGCGCGGTGTCTCTCGTGGAACCCGACCCCGCCGGCGTCGACGTTCGGCCGCGACGACGCGGCGGCGCTGACGCTCGCGCTCGCGCTCGCGGCGTGGGCCGCGTGGCCGGCGGTCGCGGCGGCGGCGTGGTAG
- a CDS encoding phosphoribosylamine--glycine ligase yields the protein MDRHNFLFVSADAALITDLAWQVHEEGHDVRYYIEAERDGEIGDGFVPKTDDWRAEVEWADVIVFDDIWVGSDIGTGELAQELRERGKAVVGGTSATDRLEEDRGYAMEVLEEHGVDTIEHHVFHDFDEAIRHVQSNPAPYVIKPLGEVQNVKRLLYVGNEDDGSDVVDVLRAYKKAWGHRMKGFQLQRKVEGVEVAICGFFDGNGFVDRVNFNFEHKKLFPGNIGPSTGEMGTSMFWAGQNRLFEETLGKLEDWLAEEGYVGSIDINCIVNENGIYPLEFTPRFGYPTIALQEESFESPTGQFFFDLAHGNDPGLDVHNGYQIGVRIVLPPFPFDDETTYDENSRNAAVVFDTESRDGIHLEDTKRVDGQWRVAGDSGMPLVVTGKGETMGAAREQAYGRIDDIVIPNLYYRDDIGERWVDGDGDRLQAWGYLGPA from the coding sequence ATGGATCGGCACAACTTCCTGTTCGTCTCCGCCGACGCCGCGCTGATCACCGACCTCGCGTGGCAAGTCCACGAGGAAGGTCACGACGTGCGGTACTACATCGAGGCGGAGCGCGACGGGGAGATCGGCGACGGGTTCGTTCCCAAGACCGACGACTGGCGCGCGGAGGTCGAGTGGGCCGACGTGATCGTCTTCGACGACATCTGGGTCGGGTCCGATATCGGAACCGGCGAACTGGCGCAGGAACTCCGTGAGCGAGGGAAGGCCGTCGTCGGGGGGACGTCCGCGACCGACCGTCTCGAGGAGGACCGCGGGTACGCGATGGAGGTCCTGGAGGAGCACGGCGTGGACACCATCGAACACCACGTGTTCCACGACTTCGACGAGGCCATCCGGCACGTCCAGTCGAACCCGGCGCCGTACGTGATCAAACCGCTCGGGGAGGTTCAGAACGTCAAACGGCTCCTCTACGTCGGCAACGAGGACGACGGCAGCGACGTCGTCGACGTGCTCCGCGCCTACAAGAAGGCCTGGGGCCACCGGATGAAGGGATTTCAGCTCCAGCGGAAGGTCGAGGGAGTCGAGGTCGCGATCTGCGGGTTCTTCGACGGCAACGGGTTCGTCGACCGCGTCAACTTCAATTTCGAGCACAAGAAGCTGTTCCCGGGGAACATCGGTCCCTCGACCGGCGAGATGGGAACGTCGATGTTCTGGGCCGGCCAGAACAGGCTGTTCGAGGAGACGCTCGGCAAGCTGGAGGACTGGCTCGCCGAGGAGGGGTACGTCGGAAGTATCGACATCAACTGCATCGTGAACGAGAACGGCATCTACCCGCTGGAGTTCACGCCCCGGTTCGGCTACCCGACGATCGCGTTGCAGGAGGAGTCGTTCGAGTCCCCGACTGGGCAGTTCTTCTTCGATCTCGCCCACGGAAACGATCCCGGACTGGACGTCCACAACGGCTACCAGATCGGCGTCCGCATCGTCCTGCCGCCGTTCCCGTTCGACGACGAGACGACCTACGACGAGAACTCCCGGAACGCGGCCGTCGTGTTCGACACGGAGAGTCGCGACGGCATCCACCTGGAGGACACGAAGCGGGTGGACGGACAGTGGCGCGTCGCGGGCGACAGCGGGATGCCCCTCGTCGTGACGGGCAAGGGCGAGACGATGGGGGCCGCTCGCGAGCAGGCGTACGGGCGCATCGACGACATCGTGATCCCGAACCTGTACTACCGCGACGACATCGGCGAGCGGTGGGTCGACGGCGACGGCGACCGACTCCAGGCGTGGGGGTACCTCGGGCCGGCGTGA
- a CDS encoding biotin transporter BioY, producing MSTATEDVDLVGEEVAANVARAALFAALTGVFAYVSFQLPVTSVPFTLQVLGVFLAGVFLGPVWGAASMVIYVVAGAVGAPVFAYGSAGLGSLFGQWGGYLWSYPFAAAVVGAGVHGAGDLVDPGSVSLGRLVGSMTVGTLVIYAFGTLGYALVGDVTLVTAVLAAAVPFVPAEAIKAAATVAIVRSDAVVAR from the coding sequence ATGAGTACCGCAACGGAGGACGTCGATCTCGTCGGCGAGGAGGTCGCCGCCAACGTGGCACGCGCCGCGTTGTTCGCGGCGCTGACCGGCGTGTTCGCGTACGTGTCGTTTCAGCTTCCGGTGACCTCGGTGCCGTTCACCCTGCAGGTGTTGGGCGTGTTCCTCGCCGGGGTGTTCCTCGGACCGGTCTGGGGCGCCGCGTCGATGGTCATCTACGTCGTCGCGGGGGCGGTGGGCGCACCGGTGTTCGCGTACGGGTCCGCCGGCCTCGGGTCGCTGTTCGGGCAGTGGGGCGGCTACCTGTGGTCGTACCCGTTCGCCGCCGCCGTCGTCGGCGCGGGCGTCCACGGCGCGGGCGACCTGGTCGACCCGGGGTCGGTCAGCCTCGGTCGCCTCGTCGGGTCGATGACGGTCGGAACGCTCGTGATCTACGCGTTCGGAACCCTCGGCTACGCGCTCGTCGGCGACGTGACCCTCGTGACCGCGGTGCTGGCGGCGGCGGTTCCGTTCGTCCCCGCGGAGGCGATCAAGGCGGCGGCGACGGTGGCGATCGTCCGCAGCGACGCCGTCGTCGCGCGGTAA
- a CDS encoding helix-turn-helix transcriptional regulator: MCARQTDGPVTPALAAVVVVVAVLGGTLVGATAFAGGGAAAVTGAGAADARPAGEVAIAESGFADGDVVLERDGTAYLWYDEPARFTLLLETGQGDDEGYYEACLRSRGDDGGVREIACESLVLSGGSTTEVTFRVDSWAAGGTGGRTIEAVVTPDTLDAEVAANATHDVSVIRKGADPDGDGATTRREIAAGTDFDDPDTDDDGLVDGLELDTYDTDPLVADTDGDGLDDGTEIHETRTDPTATDTDGDGLSDAREVEETGTNPTKVDTDGDGLSDGREVRVHETDPTEVDTDGDGLVDGAEVNEHDTNPTDPDTDDDGLSDAHEVHGTGTDPNSADTDGDGLDDGREVHDLRTDPTEVDTDGDGLHDGAEVSEHGTDPLVVDTDGDGLSDGEEVNRFGTDPLAADSDGDGVPDAREVDEGPMSPWVVGVGTSFAVLVAALGALVLAWTARDRWLPLVPARVRESVRTSGALDRVGSAVPAARVDAAVRAIRDAGRRLRSAAVAARAAAADPDSSPSSATEVDGGHAVADGHDGAHGDDGEPDDPDAVAGDGTPSVAGTGSNDAGGADRPADVHDPPALTPEEEVESVLAANGGRLKQSEIVERTGWSKSKVSRTLSRMDEAGTIEKTTIGRGNVISLPEHTPDGARSPFDDG, from the coding sequence ATGTGCGCGAGACAAACTGACGGCCCCGTGACCCCGGCGCTGGCTGCGGTTGTCGTCGTGGTCGCGGTTCTGGGCGGCACACTCGTCGGCGCCACCGCGTTCGCCGGCGGGGGAGCGGCCGCGGTCACCGGCGCCGGAGCGGCGGACGCGCGTCCGGCGGGGGAGGTCGCGATCGCCGAGAGCGGCTTCGCCGACGGCGACGTGGTCCTCGAACGCGACGGAACTGCATACCTGTGGTACGACGAGCCCGCCCGGTTCACGCTGTTGCTCGAAACCGGTCAGGGAGACGACGAGGGCTACTACGAGGCGTGCCTCCGGTCCCGCGGCGACGACGGTGGCGTCCGCGAGATCGCCTGCGAGTCGCTCGTCCTCTCGGGCGGCTCCACCACGGAGGTCACCTTCCGCGTCGATTCGTGGGCGGCCGGCGGGACCGGCGGCCGAACGATCGAGGCAGTGGTCACCCCCGACACGCTCGATGCCGAAGTGGCCGCGAACGCGACCCACGACGTCTCGGTGATCCGGAAGGGAGCCGACCCGGACGGCGACGGGGCGACGACCCGTCGCGAGATCGCCGCGGGAACCGACTTCGACGACCCCGACACCGACGACGACGGCCTCGTCGACGGCTTAGAGCTCGACACCTACGACACCGACCCGCTCGTCGCGGACACCGACGGCGACGGCCTCGACGACGGGACGGAGATCCACGAGACGCGGACCGATCCGACGGCGACCGACACGGACGGCGACGGCCTCTCCGACGCCCGCGAGGTCGAGGAGACGGGGACGAACCCGACGAAGGTCGACACCGACGGCGACGGCCTTTCCGATGGCCGCGAGGTGCGCGTTCACGAGACGGATCCGACGGAGGTCGACACGGACGGCGACGGGCTCGTCGACGGCGCGGAGGTGAACGAGCACGACACGAACCCGACGGACCCCGACACCGACGACGACGGCCTCTCGGACGCCCACGAGGTCCACGGAACCGGGACGGACCCCAACTCCGCCGACACGGACGGCGACGGCCTCGACGACGGCCGCGAGGTGCACGACCTCCGAACGGACCCGACCGAGGTCGACACCGACGGCGACGGACTGCACGACGGCGCGGAGGTGTCCGAGCACGGGACCGACCCGCTCGTGGTCGACACCGACGGCGACGGCCTCTCCGACGGCGAGGAGGTGAACCGATTCGGAACCGACCCGCTCGCGGCCGACTCCGACGGCGACGGCGTTCCGGACGCCCGGGAGGTCGACGAGGGACCGATGTCGCCGTGGGTCGTCGGGGTCGGAACGTCGTTCGCGGTCCTCGTGGCGGCCCTCGGCGCGCTCGTGCTCGCGTGGACAGCGCGTGATCGCTGGCTGCCCCTCGTCCCGGCCCGCGTTCGCGAGTCCGTTCGAACGTCGGGGGCGCTCGACCGCGTCGGATCGGCTGTTCCGGCGGCCCGCGTCGACGCCGCGGTTCGAGCGATCCGGGACGCCGGCCGTCGGCTGCGCTCGGCGGCCGTGGCCGCGCGTGCGGCCGCGGCCGACCCCGATTCGTCGCCCTCGAGCGCGACGGAGGTCGACGGGGGACACGCGGTCGCCGACGGACACGACGGCGCCCACGGCGACGACGGGGAGCCCGACGACCCGGATGCTGTCGCCGGCGACGGCACCCCATCCGTGGCGGGGACGGGCTCGAACGACGCCGGCGGTGCGGATCGGCCCGCCGACGTACACGACCCTCCGGCGCTCACACCGGAGGAGGAGGTGGAGTCGGTGCTGGCGGCCAACGGCGGCCGCCTCAAGCAGTCTGAGATCGTCGAACGAACCGGATGGTCGAAATCGAAGGTGAGTCGCACGCTGTCGCGGATGGACGAGGCCGGGACCATCGAGAAGACGACGATCGGCCGCGGGAACGTCATATCCCTACCCGAGCACACCCCCGACGGGGCCCGTTCGCCGTTCGACGACGGGTGA
- a CDS encoding Cdc6/Cdc18 family protein — translation MGSSSIFEDDVEIIRNADLFTEEHTPAEILCRDDVMQDYVNALKPVYKGRPPRNAFLYGDTGVGKTAATKYLLQELDADIDSRNADAPGDERGFTYVRVNCQNLAPADGTASSYQVAIALVNELRDGETVSSTGYAAREVYEMLYDELDAIGGTVLIVLDEVDRVGESDTLLYDLPRARDIGYVENTRIGLIGISNDYTFRSNLSPKVRDTLCETEIKFPAYTAAELEEIIEARAERALHPDTYGKEVLSLCAALAVRNSSGSARRAMDLLKQAAEQAENEGHVPIEPDDVYAAKEELDYGDMVESVADQDQHKQLILSAVARLDADGRTPVRTKAIHAAYRRLAQAAGDDPLSQRGMYNHLTRLDMLGFLHSYQNNEGLRGGQYNTYELSEALTVEQVRDAIAESELPLDGVSLDIERILRDAGLVDT, via the coding sequence ATGGGGTCGAGTTCGATATTCGAGGACGACGTGGAGATCATCCGTAACGCGGATCTCTTCACAGAGGAGCACACCCCGGCGGAGATCCTCTGCCGTGACGACGTGATGCAGGACTACGTGAACGCCCTGAAACCCGTCTACAAGGGGAGACCTCCGAGAAACGCCTTCCTCTACGGCGACACCGGCGTCGGGAAGACGGCGGCGACGAAGTACCTCCTCCAGGAACTCGACGCCGACATCGACTCGCGCAACGCCGACGCGCCCGGCGACGAGCGGGGGTTCACCTACGTTCGCGTCAACTGCCAGAACCTCGCGCCGGCCGACGGGACCGCCTCCTCGTATCAGGTCGCCATCGCGCTGGTGAACGAGCTGCGCGACGGCGAGACCGTCTCGTCGACCGGGTACGCCGCGCGTGAGGTGTACGAGATGTTGTACGACGAGCTCGACGCGATCGGCGGCACCGTCCTCATCGTCCTCGACGAGGTCGACCGCGTCGGCGAGTCCGACACGCTCCTGTACGACCTCCCGCGTGCGCGTGACATCGGGTACGTAGAGAACACACGGATCGGGCTCATCGGGATCTCCAACGACTACACGTTCCGCTCGAACCTCTCGCCGAAGGTCCGCGATACGCTGTGTGAGACGGAGATCAAGTTCCCCGCCTACACCGCCGCCGAGCTGGAGGAGATCATCGAGGCGCGCGCCGAGCGGGCGCTTCACCCCGACACCTACGGGAAGGAGGTGCTCTCGCTGTGTGCCGCCCTCGCGGTCCGGAACTCCTCGGGCAGCGCCCGCCGCGCGATGGACCTGCTCAAACAGGCCGCCGAACAGGCGGAAAACGAGGGGCACGTCCCAATCGAGCCGGACGATGTCTACGCGGCCAAGGAGGAACTCGACTACGGCGACATGGTCGAGTCCGTCGCCGACCAGGACCAACACAAGCAGCTCATCCTCTCGGCGGTCGCGCGCCTCGACGCCGACGGTCGCACGCCGGTGCGGACGAAGGCGATCCACGCCGCCTACCGCCGCCTCGCGCAGGCCGCGGGCGACGACCCGCTGAGCCAACGGGGGATGTACAACCACCTCACCCGACTCGACATGCTCGGGTTCCTCCACTCGTATCAGAACAACGAGGGCCTCCGCGGCGGCCAGTACAACACCTACGAGCTCTCGGAGGCGCTCACCGTCGAACAGGTCCGGGACGCGATCGCCGAGTCGGAACTCCCCCTCGACGGGGTCTCGCTCGACATCGAACGGATCCTCCGCGACGCCGGCCTCGTCGACACCTGA
- a CDS encoding DUF7504 family protein, giving the protein MSGTPSRAGHGPTRPVEGPSDADALVLAAPSAIGGHCPCSREAHDGTAAATGTSGFLRVAFTRGGLSPPGEWVRAAGDGAGVRVVDSTPCSVGSGESGEREGEEGVVTVTASGPANLTDVGVRVTDALDDMDATAGDTGGGSGGPVCCLGSLTALLQYVDDREAYRFVNAVTARVASLGGTTHAHIEPAAHDRRTIDTMASLFDVVAEPSSAGDGLDVVRSRRR; this is encoded by the coding sequence ATGTCAGGAACGCCGTCGCGAGCGGGGCACGGTCCGACGCGCCCGGTCGAGGGCCCGTCGGACGCAGACGCGCTCGTCCTCGCCGCACCGTCCGCCATCGGGGGCCACTGCCCGTGCTCGAGAGAGGCACACGACGGGACGGCCGCGGCGACGGGGACGAGCGGGTTCCTTCGCGTGGCGTTCACCCGGGGCGGGCTGTCGCCGCCGGGGGAGTGGGTTCGCGCGGCTGGCGACGGCGCCGGCGTGCGCGTGGTCGATTCGACTCCGTGCTCTGTCGGCTCCGGCGAATCGGGCGAACGTGAGGGTGAGGAGGGGGTGGTCACCGTCACCGCGTCCGGGCCCGCGAACCTCACCGACGTGGGCGTGCGGGTCACCGACGCGCTCGACGACATGGACGCGACCGCCGGCGACACCGGCGGGGGATCGGGCGGACCGGTGTGTTGTCTCGGATCGTTGACGGCGCTGTTGCAGTACGTCGACGATCGGGAAGCGTACCGGTTCGTGAACGCCGTTACGGCCCGCGTGGCGTCGCTCGGGGGAACGACGCACGCACACATCGAACCGGCGGCACACGACCGGCGAACCATCGACACGATGGCGTCGCTGTTCGATGTCGTCGCCGAGCCGTCGTCGGCCGGAGACGGCCTGGATGTCGTCAGGAGCCGGCGACGGTAA
- a CDS encoding energy-coupling factor ABC transporter ATP-binding protein yields MIEVRDLTHRYGNGDPDEDPDGGPVGERDGDDDDGRAGATAVRDVSLQIPDGEFLVLAGANGSGKSTLVRHFNGLLDPDEGEVLVDGEPVGDDLVAARTRVGMVFQEPRDCFVAATVARDVAFGPENLGLPREEIDRRVERALAAVNMAGRGGERIDRLSGGEQERAAVAGALAMEPSHLVLDEPFTGFDEPARESVLAHLVELNRDGTGIVLVTHDLRDVLDPADRLVVLDDGAVAVDAPPATAVEALDDLPVRRPDRPARLLERC; encoded by the coding sequence GTGATCGAGGTTCGCGACCTCACGCACCGGTACGGGAACGGCGACCCGGACGAGGACCCGGACGGGGGCCCGGTTGGCGAGCGCGACGGCGACGATGACGACGGCCGCGCCGGAGCGACCGCCGTCCGCGACGTGTCGCTGCAGATTCCGGACGGCGAGTTCCTCGTGCTCGCGGGCGCCAACGGCTCCGGCAAGTCGACGCTCGTACGGCACTTCAACGGCCTGCTCGACCCCGACGAGGGCGAGGTGCTCGTCGACGGCGAGCCCGTCGGCGACGACCTCGTCGCCGCCCGGACGCGCGTCGGGATGGTGTTCCAGGAGCCGCGCGACTGCTTCGTCGCCGCGACGGTCGCCCGCGACGTGGCGTTCGGCCCTGAGAACCTCGGCCTCCCCCGCGAGGAGATCGACCGGCGGGTCGAGCGCGCGCTGGCGGCGGTGAACATGGCCGGCCGCGGCGGCGAACGGATCGACCGGCTCTCGGGGGGCGAACAGGAGCGTGCCGCCGTCGCCGGCGCGCTCGCGATGGAGCCGAGCCATCTCGTCCTCGACGAGCCGTTCACCGGGTTCGACGAGCCGGCCCGCGAGTCCGTCCTCGCGCACCTCGTCGAACTCAACCGCGACGGCACCGGGATCGTCCTCGTGACCCACGACCTGCGCGACGTGCTCGACCCGGCCGACCGGCTCGTCGTGCTCGACGACGGCGCGGTCGCGGTGGACGCGCCCCCGGCGACGGCCGTCGAGGCGCTCGACGACCTCCCGGTCCGTCGACCCGACCGCCCCGCCCGTCTGCTCGAGCGATGCTGA
- a CDS encoding HTTM domain-containing protein: MALRTYLASLRRDLQAALARRLFVDRRALVALRVALGTLLLTDLLLRARSLAFFYADSGALPRSALFARYPITANFSVYTLFGGEWWVGLLFVAAGIAALALALGYRTKAAAICSLILLVSLHARNPLVLNGGDSLLRRTLLWCLFLPLGSGLLLEDRTRCRHPAAIGLLVQPVVLYVINAVIKLRGDAWPSGRAVPMVFSIDSLTVLLGDRLAAYPELLSGLGLTWIVLLCCSPLLVVTTGRRRTALVGAFAAAHAGMALTLGVGLFPFVSLAALLPYLPPGVWDSVEKRWNRTVRTISATRAGRTPLIARRFGASVRTALVDLGSAPAALRRVLQSRNPAEGERCGAITSRLVDREPLTAALRRTGRGVAAVLLLVVVIWNAAALGYVDVPETDAVEVTPRETRWDMFAPSPPIEDVWYVAVGTTGSGETVDAIHGGDPNLRPSERPKGAYPSARWRKYLEVVRWSDDDALRERFASALCTRWNANHRTHVEAITVHVMSQPTRSNGTEPIRESRVRTHAC, encoded by the coding sequence GTGGCCCTCCGAACGTATCTCGCGTCTCTCCGTCGCGACCTCCAGGCTGCACTCGCACGCAGGCTCTTCGTCGACCGGCGAGCGCTTGTCGCCCTCCGGGTCGCGTTGGGGACGCTGTTGCTCACGGACCTCCTGTTGCGCGCGCGGTCGCTGGCGTTCTTCTACGCGGATTCGGGCGCGCTCCCGCGGTCGGCGCTGTTCGCCCGATACCCGATCACGGCGAACTTCTCGGTGTACACCCTGTTTGGGGGCGAATGGTGGGTCGGACTCCTGTTCGTCGCCGCCGGGATCGCCGCGCTGGCGCTCGCGCTCGGCTACCGGACCAAGGCGGCCGCGATCTGTTCGCTGATCCTCCTCGTCTCGCTTCACGCGCGGAACCCGCTCGTGTTGAACGGCGGCGACTCGCTGCTTCGACGGACGCTTCTATGGTGTCTCTTCCTCCCGCTGGGGTCCGGGCTGCTACTCGAGGATCGAACGCGATGCCGACACCCGGCGGCTATCGGCCTGTTGGTGCAGCCCGTGGTCCTGTACGTGATCAACGCGGTGATCAAGCTCAGGGGTGATGCGTGGCCGAGCGGGCGGGCCGTACCGATGGTGTTCAGCATCGACTCGCTGACCGTCCTCCTCGGGGACCGGCTCGCGGCGTACCCGGAGCTGCTTTCGGGGCTGGGACTCACGTGGATCGTACTGTTGTGCTGTTCCCCGCTGCTCGTCGTCACCACCGGCCGAAGGCGAACGGCCCTCGTCGGCGCGTTCGCTGCCGCGCACGCTGGGATGGCGCTCACGCTCGGTGTCGGACTGTTCCCGTTCGTCAGCCTCGCGGCGTTGCTCCCGTATCTCCCTCCGGGGGTGTGGGACTCGGTCGAGAAGCGGTGGAACCGAACCGTTCGGACCATCTCGGCGACACGGGCGGGCCGAACGCCTCTGATAGCACGCCGATTCGGTGCAAGTGTTCGAACGGCTCTCGTGGATCTCGGGTCCGCTCCGGCTGCGTTGCGCAGGGTTCTCCAGAGCCGGAACCCGGCCGAGGGTGAGCGCTGTGGAGCCATCACGTCCCGGCTCGTCGATCGCGAGCCGCTCACGGCGGCCCTCCGAAGGACGGGCCGCGGCGTCGCGGCGGTGCTGTTGCTCGTCGTTGTGATCTGGAACGCCGCCGCGTTGGGGTACGTCGACGTACCCGAGACGGACGCGGTCGAGGTGACCCCCAGGGAGACGAGGTGGGACATGTTCGCGCCGTCGCCACCGATCGAGGACGTGTGGTACGTCGCCGTCGGCACGACGGGATCCGGCGAGACGGTGGACGCGATCCACGGGGGCGATCCGAACCTGCGGCCGTCGGAACGACCGAAGGGCGCCTATCCCAGCGCGCGCTGGCGGAAGTACCTGGAGGTCGTCCGCTGGAGCGACGACGACGCGCTTCGGGAACGGTTCGCGTCGGCGCTGTGTACGCGGTGGAACGCAAACCACCGGACACACGTCGAGGCGATCACCGTCCACGTGATGTCCCAGCCGACCCGATCGAACGGGACGGAGCCGATCCGTGAGTCGCGCGTTCGAACGCACGCGTGTTGA
- a CDS encoding ArsR/SmtB family transcription factor — translation MSDDATLGDVPDSAAEGETYDVVREDRQSPEDSFAVVGNETRLAILRVLHERVAVADRTEYTVPFTELREAVGEADSGKFSYHLNQLLGEFVEKRPEGYAIRYPGTELVRTVKSGAVAPTESAVSEPTTASCYLCGAPVSVAYTNGYVSAQCTECPGALGFDHMPEGTLSSIPVPGGAVGDDIDAAPEALLDRVHGRFCHRARTFGDGSCPRCGGPAESGLRECPDHDPSEGPCAECGTSMPATVRVTCEVCSEGGISPPACMVTHRAPFREALAGAGIDDLGYDAFALSAGWPMRVVDGDEPAVEYDLAAGRVRVVVDGDIRILR, via the coding sequence ATGTCGGACGACGCCACCCTCGGCGACGTTCCCGACTCCGCCGCCGAGGGAGAGACGTACGATGTCGTCCGGGAGGACCGGCAGTCGCCCGAGGACTCGTTCGCGGTCGTCGGCAACGAGACGCGACTGGCGATCCTTCGCGTGCTCCACGAACGAGTCGCTGTCGCCGATCGCACCGAGTACACCGTCCCGTTCACCGAGCTTCGAGAGGCGGTCGGCGAGGCCGACAGCGGGAAGTTCAGCTACCACCTCAACCAACTGCTCGGGGAGTTCGTCGAGAAGCGACCCGAGGGATACGCCATCCGGTATCCCGGCACGGAACTCGTCCGAACGGTGAAAAGCGGCGCCGTCGCCCCGACCGAGTCCGCCGTTTCCGAACCGACCACCGCGTCGTGTTACCTGTGTGGAGCGCCGGTGAGCGTGGCGTACACGAACGGGTACGTCTCGGCACAGTGCACCGAGTGTCCGGGCGCGCTCGGGTTCGATCACATGCCGGAGGGGACGCTGAGCTCGATACCCGTTCCCGGCGGCGCCGTCGGCGACGACATCGACGCGGCGCCGGAGGCGCTCCTGGACCGCGTTCACGGCCGGTTTTGCCACCGCGCTCGGACGTTCGGCGACGGGAGCTGTCCGCGCTGTGGCGGCCCGGCCGAGTCAGGCCTCCGCGAGTGCCCCGATCACGACCCGAGCGAGGGTCCGTGCGCCGAGTGCGGCACGAGCATGCCCGCGACCGTCAGAGTGACCTGCGAGGTGTGCTCGGAGGGGGGAATCTCTCCCCCTGCGTGCATGGTCACCCATCGCGCGCCGTTCCGCGAGGCGCTGGCGGGGGCCGGTATCGACGACCTCGGATACGACGCCTTCGCCCTCTCGGCTGGGTGGCCCATGCGCGTCGTCGACGGCGACGAGCCGGCCGTCGAGTACGACCTTGCCGCCGGGCGGGTTCGGGTGGTCGTGGACGGCGACATCCGGATCCTCCGGTAG
- a CDS encoding N-acyl homoserine lactonase family protein: protein MPEVTLVDRGRVRADRAYVVDGASMASAAEPEPEHTRVEFVVWNAVVEAGGRTYLWDTGVPTDAAEYWPDPLYGAFEAHDASEHSLEGDLADSGYDLADIDAVVMSHLHLDHAGELDAFAGTGTPVYVHRDELGFAFYSAHTDEGSIAYLAADFDGDLNWRVVHRHRHTLAEGFELLHLPGHTPGLLGARIETPEGTLLVAGDECYVDANYAEGAPLGPGLLWSERDWRESLETLRELERRTDADVLYGHDLERFETLAARY from the coding sequence ATGCCGGAGGTGACCCTCGTCGACCGCGGGCGGGTCCGCGCGGACCGGGCGTACGTGGTCGACGGCGCGTCGATGGCCAGCGCGGCGGAACCGGAGCCGGAACACACCCGCGTCGAGTTCGTCGTCTGGAACGCCGTCGTCGAGGCCGGCGGCCGGACGTACCTGTGGGACACGGGCGTGCCGACCGACGCCGCGGAGTACTGGCCCGACCCGCTGTACGGCGCCTTCGAGGCACACGACGCGAGCGAGCACTCCCTGGAGGGAGATCTCGCCGACTCGGGGTACGACCTCGCCGACATCGACGCGGTGGTGATGAGCCACCTCCACCTCGATCACGCGGGCGAACTCGACGCGTTCGCGGGCACCGGCACCCCGGTGTACGTCCATCGCGACGAACTCGGGTTCGCCTTCTACTCGGCCCACACCGACGAAGGGTCGATCGCGTACCTCGCCGCCGACTTCGACGGCGACCTGAACTGGCGCGTGGTCCACCGCCACCGCCACACGCTCGCCGAGGGGTTCGAGCTGCTCCACCTTCCGGGACACACCCCGGGGCTCCTCGGGGCCCGGATCGAGACCCCTGAGGGGACCCTCCTCGTCGCCGGCGACGAGTGTTACGTCGACGCCAACTACGCAGAGGGCGCGCCGCTGGGGCCGGGCCTGCTGTGGAGCGAGCGGGACTGGCGCGAGAGCTTGGAGACGCTCCGCGAGTTGGAGCGGCGAACCGACGCGGACGTGCTGTACGGCCACGACCTCGAGAGGTTCGAGACGCTCGCGGCGCGCTACTGA